The Hydrogenobacter thermophilus TK-6 genome window below encodes:
- a CDS encoding Gfo/Idh/MocA family oxidoreductase, with product MRILLVGVGNMGRKYLTKITELGHTPILCDTDPGKRVNGFSFYCHVEEVKEQVDAAIVAIEPSQHVKVSKPLLEMGLPVLLEKPPALSYREFQEIEPYTHLYISEIETFSSCLKYFPEKVQSLSIERLGRSKGYVSPLWDLAWHDLYLLQLFFENIRITQVKTGEVWEINGEVDRIPFSLKVAWEHPAPSRKWIINEGELILDLAKEEVWVKGELLHSEPRDKLKLMIQAFLKDEFNQRSRERAKRNLSLLEEAESLLRT from the coding sequence ATGCGTATACTGCTGGTAGGAGTTGGTAATATGGGAAGGAAGTACCTGACAAAGATTACAGAGCTGGGACACACGCCCATACTCTGCGATACGGACCCTGGCAAAAGGGTAAACGGTTTTTCCTTTTACTGTCATGTGGAGGAAGTAAAAGAGCAGGTGGATGCGGCTATAGTAGCCATAGAGCCATCCCAGCATGTTAAAGTTTCCAAACCCCTTTTAGAAATGGGTCTGCCTGTGCTCCTTGAAAAACCCCCAGCACTGAGCTACAGAGAGTTTCAGGAAATTGAGCCATACACACATCTTTACATATCAGAAATAGAAACCTTCTCCTCGTGTCTTAAATACTTTCCCGAGAAAGTGCAGAGCCTGAGTATAGAGAGACTTGGAAGATCAAAGGGTTATGTATCACCCCTTTGGGACCTGGCGTGGCACGACCTGTACCTGCTCCAGCTGTTTTTTGAAAACATACGGATAACGCAGGTAAAAACAGGCGAAGTTTGGGAGATTAATGGAGAGGTAGACCGTATCCCCTTTTCTCTTAAAGTTGCATGGGAGCATCCTGCACCTTCAAGAAAGTGGATAATAAACGAAGGTGAGCTAATCCTTGATTTGGCAAAAGAGGAGGTATGGGTAAAGGGAGAGCTTCTGCACAGTGAGCCAAGAGACAAGCTAAAGCTTATGATTCAAGCCTTTTTGAAGGATGAATTTAATCAAAGAAGCAGAGAAAGAGCTAAAAGAAATCTCTCACTCTTGGAGGAAGCTGAGAGCCTTCTCAGGACTTGA
- a CDS encoding YraN family protein, with the protein MSRKGKEFEDIACKYLESLGYQILARNFYCKGGEIDIIAKDGDTLVFVEVKGTKAKSFGDPAERIDRIKMERLLRCIEEYLSLCHTESLRLDALIIRGKDIEHIRGIEL; encoded by the coding sequence ATGTCGAGGAAGGGGAAAGAGTTTGAGGATATAGCGTGCAAGTATTTAGAGTCTCTTGGCTATCAGATACTTGCCAGAAACTTTTACTGCAAAGGCGGGGAGATAGACATAATAGCTAAGGATGGAGATACCCTTGTGTTTGTTGAGGTAAAAGGAACCAAAGCCAAAAGTTTTGGAGACCCCGCAGAGCGCATAGACAGGATAAAGATGGAGAGACTTTTAAGGTGCATAGAGGAATACCTTTCGCTTTGCCACACGGAAAGCCTACGGCTGGACGCTCTGATAATAAGGGGCAAAGACATTGAACACATAAGAGGTATTGAGCTATAA
- the purQ gene encoding phosphoribosylformylglycinamidine synthase I has product MKFAICVFPGSNCDYDVYYVIKDILGQEAQFVEYTQKKLEGFDCVILPGGFSFGDYLRAGALASKTPIAKAVQDFAQKGGLVLGICNGFQILTELHLLPGALLKNENLRFVCKDVYLRVENNRIAFTRKIEEGEVLNIPIAHGEGRYYVPEDILQQMERNQQIVLRYCDKEGNVIPSSNPNGSVGNIAGVCNKEGNVFGLMPHPERASEDLLGSHDGLLFWYSLIS; this is encoded by the coding sequence ATGAAGTTTGCCATATGCGTATTTCCTGGCTCCAACTGCGATTACGATGTTTACTATGTAATAAAGGATATTTTAGGACAGGAAGCACAGTTTGTAGAATACACTCAGAAAAAGCTGGAGGGTTTTGACTGCGTGATACTGCCGGGTGGCTTTTCTTTTGGTGATTACCTAAGAGCTGGCGCTCTTGCCAGCAAAACGCCCATAGCTAAAGCTGTGCAGGATTTTGCTCAAAAGGGTGGTTTAGTGTTAGGTATATGTAATGGCTTTCAGATCCTGACAGAACTTCATCTGCTTCCCGGTGCTTTGCTAAAGAACGAAAATCTCAGATTTGTATGCAAAGATGTGTACCTGCGTGTTGAAAACAATCGCATTGCTTTCACGAGAAAGATAGAAGAGGGTGAGGTTTTAAACATTCCCATAGCTCACGGTGAAGGAAGATACTATGTTCCAGAAGACATTTTGCAACAGATGGAAAGAAACCAACAGATAGTGTTAAGATACTGTGATAAAGAAGGCAATGTAATACCTTCTTCAAATCCCAACGGCTCTGTGGGAAATATTGCAGGTGTATGCAACAAGGAAGGTAATGTCTTTGGGCTTATGCCCCACCCAGAAAGAGCCAGCGAAGACCTCCTGGGGTCTCACGACGGTTTGCTCTTTTGGTACTCCTTAATAAGCTAA
- the dnaX gene encoding DNA polymerase III subunit gamma/tau, translating to MYIPFARKYRPKFFKDVVGQEPVKRILLNAVRLQKVSSAYIFAGSRGTGKTTVARLLTKSLNCINLQESGEPCGQCENCLSIDRGSFPDLIEIDAASSRGIDDIRAIRDAVSYTPIKGRYKVYILDEAHMLTKEAFNALLKTLEEPPPRTVFILCTTEYEKIIPTILSRCQRLIFTKLSQEEIVQRLKHICQEENISYDEKSLITIAKLSDGGMRDAVSLLDQVSTYAEGNIKEGVLEEFLGIVSQERVREFLRMLLESRVDEAIDFLRQITTRGFNLVRFWDALEDEIRMILLYRSLKDPSKVIKVEDFHRSMSQVPINALLYLEKVINTARADAKTRDFLRACELAIIKTLVVKDIIPVGELFKRTDLHLTKEDAPQEVSLKDKVINEVEKAFGVLEAQRLKNLEAKEEKGRITFLVPESEAKTIDINRIKTRFPEIDFEILSSSKENKEELPEFSKKVKDLFGAKVIKHGKGDKGKDTSG from the coding sequence ATGTACATTCCATTCGCCAGAAAGTACAGACCCAAGTTTTTTAAGGATGTGGTGGGGCAGGAGCCTGTAAAGAGGATTCTTCTCAACGCAGTCAGACTGCAAAAGGTTTCTTCCGCTTACATCTTTGCGGGATCAAGGGGTACTGGCAAGACTACCGTGGCAAGACTTCTCACCAAGTCCCTCAACTGTATTAACCTTCAGGAGAGTGGCGAACCTTGCGGGCAGTGCGAAAACTGCCTTTCCATAGACAGGGGTAGCTTTCCAGACCTTATAGAGATAGACGCAGCCTCCAGCAGAGGAATAGATGACATAAGAGCCATAAGGGATGCAGTATCTTACACTCCTATAAAGGGAAGGTACAAGGTTTACATCCTGGACGAAGCTCACATGCTCACAAAGGAAGCTTTTAACGCACTTCTTAAAACTTTGGAAGAACCTCCTCCAAGGACTGTGTTTATTCTTTGCACTACCGAGTACGAAAAGATCATACCCACCATACTCTCCAGGTGCCAGAGGCTCATCTTTACCAAGCTCAGCCAAGAGGAGATAGTCCAAAGACTAAAGCACATATGCCAAGAGGAGAACATAAGCTATGACGAAAAGAGTTTGATAACTATAGCTAAGCTCAGCGATGGCGGTATGAGGGATGCAGTGTCGCTGCTGGATCAGGTAAGCACCTATGCGGAAGGAAATATAAAAGAAGGTGTCCTTGAAGAGTTTCTGGGCATTGTCTCTCAGGAGAGGGTAAGAGAGTTCTTAAGGATGCTTTTAGAGTCTCGGGTAGATGAGGCTATAGATTTCCTCAGACAGATCACCACAAGAGGGTTTAACCTGGTCAGATTCTGGGATGCTCTGGAGGATGAAATAAGGATGATTTTGCTCTATAGGAGCCTCAAAGACCCCAGCAAAGTGATAAAAGTTGAAGACTTCCACAGGAGTATGAGCCAAGTACCCATAAACGCTCTTTTGTATCTTGAAAAAGTCATCAATACCGCCAGGGCGGATGCAAAAACCAGGGACTTTCTGAGGGCTTGTGAGCTGGCAATAATCAAGACCCTTGTGGTAAAAGACATAATTCCAGTAGGAGAGCTTTTCAAAAGAACTGACCTACACCTCACCAAGGAAGATGCTCCTCAGGAAGTTTCTCTAAAAGACAAAGTTATCAATGAAGTGGAGAAAGCCTTTGGAGTTCTTGAAGCACAGAGGCTGAAAAACCTTGAGGCTAAGGAAGAGAAAGGTAGGATAACATTTTTGGTTCCGGAGAGTGAGGCAAAAACTATAGATATAAACAGGATAAAAACCAGATTCCCAGAAATAGACTTTGAGATCCTGTCTTCTTCTAAAGAGAATAAAGAGGAGCTTCCCGAGTTTTCAAAGAAGGTAAAAGACCTTTTTGGAGCTAAGGTTATAAAGCATGGAAAGGGCGATAAAGGCAAGGATACTTCTGGTTAA
- a CDS encoding transglutaminase-like domain-containing protein, whose amino-acid sequence MDRREFLSYTFWGACGLISLPSIIYGRNTYRTKFSYAVNLPYEDAVRLWVPVPENTSYQKLLHMEVKTNASYYELTADRVYNAPILYAEFKGGNENKSLEVIFDVEYTDRSVDMSKLPKNNGNIPDEVAFYLKPTDHVPTDGIVKEYADRITSGKKSQLEKVKAIYDWVVENTFRDPQVQGCGTGDVKSMLETGYFGGKCTDINSLFVALCRASGIPAREVFGIRVRASSLSKGISSVTKDATKAQHCRAEFYLGQWVPADPADVRKLILEERLSIDHPKVRQVREFLFGNWDAHWVAFNSARDFSLEPPLTSGEKVNEFMYPLAEVKGKLIDKYKLTFELSKYTILA is encoded by the coding sequence ATGGACAGGAGAGAGTTTTTGAGCTATACCTTCTGGGGGGCTTGTGGTCTTATCTCCTTACCCAGCATAATTTACGGAAGGAATACCTACAGAACAAAGTTTTCTTATGCGGTAAATCTGCCCTATGAAGATGCTGTGAGGCTCTGGGTTCCTGTTCCCGAAAATACAAGCTATCAAAAACTTCTTCATATGGAAGTGAAAACCAACGCCTCCTACTATGAGCTTACAGCAGACAGAGTTTATAACGCGCCCATCCTCTATGCTGAGTTCAAAGGGGGTAATGAAAACAAAAGTCTTGAAGTTATATTTGATGTGGAATACACGGACAGAAGCGTAGATATGAGCAAACTTCCCAAGAATAATGGAAATATACCCGATGAAGTTGCTTTCTATTTGAAACCCACAGATCACGTACCAACTGATGGTATAGTGAAAGAGTATGCCGACAGGATTACTTCAGGAAAGAAGAGTCAGCTTGAGAAAGTGAAAGCTATATACGATTGGGTGGTGGAAAACACCTTCAGAGATCCCCAAGTGCAAGGTTGTGGTACAGGTGATGTTAAAAGTATGCTTGAAACCGGATACTTTGGTGGCAAGTGTACGGACATAAATTCTTTGTTTGTTGCATTATGCAGAGCGAGTGGTATACCCGCAAGGGAGGTATTTGGCATAAGGGTAAGGGCATCATCTCTCTCTAAGGGTATATCTTCAGTAACAAAGGATGCTACAAAGGCACAGCACTGCAGAGCGGAATTCTATCTTGGTCAATGGGTACCTGCAGACCCAGCCGATGTCAGAAAGCTCATCCTTGAGGAGCGGCTATCTATTGACCATCCAAAAGTCAGACAGGTAAGGGAGTTTCTTTTTGGCAACTGGGATGCACACTGGGTAGCTTTCAACTCCGCGAGGGATTTTTCCTTAGAACCACCCCTTACGAGTGGTGAGAAGGTAAACGAGTTTATGTATCCCTTAGCTGAAGTAAAGGGGAAGCTCATAGATAAGTACAAGCTCACCTTTGAGTTATCCAAGTACACAATCCTTGCTTAG
- a CDS encoding aspartate kinase, translating into MHLVIKFGGTSVGSLERIENAARKVIEKVKEGYKVVVVSSAMAGETDRLINLARQLDNFPPEREVDMLISTGEQQAIALFAITLNKLGYPAVSLCGWQVPIITDHVHTKARVRKVGIQRIKNLLKEGYIPVVAGFQGVTEDWEITTLGRGGSDLSAVVLAHALGADCEIYTDVEGVFTADPRIVPQARKIPRISYEEMLEMASLGAKVMQARSIEFAMKYNVRIHVRSSFSDVEGTWILPEEEVMEKVAVRAITLDTKESRITVVRVPDRPGIAYSIFKALGDAHIVVDMIVQNVSHQGYTDMSFTVNKTDADLAESIVRKVAGDIGAQEVVRDDHVAKISVVGIGMKSSYGTAAKMFEVLYRNNINIMAISTSEIKISCLIESKYGELAVRELHSAFIEEGEEVKVINET; encoded by the coding sequence ATGCACCTTGTCATAAAGTTCGGTGGTACATCTGTAGGAAGTCTTGAAAGAATTGAAAACGCAGCCAGAAAGGTAATAGAAAAGGTAAAAGAAGGTTATAAGGTGGTGGTGGTGTCTTCCGCCATGGCTGGCGAGACTGACAGGCTTATAAACCTTGCCAGACAGCTGGATAATTTCCCGCCCGAAAGGGAAGTTGACATGCTCATATCTACGGGTGAACAACAAGCAATAGCCCTATTTGCCATAACTCTGAATAAGCTTGGTTATCCTGCGGTGAGCTTGTGCGGTTGGCAGGTACCCATCATAACTGACCATGTACACACAAAGGCAAGAGTCAGAAAGGTAGGCATTCAAAGGATAAAGAACCTTTTAAAGGAGGGATACATACCTGTGGTTGCCGGTTTTCAGGGGGTTACGGAAGATTGGGAAATAACCACGCTGGGAAGGGGTGGCTCTGACCTTTCTGCGGTTGTTCTTGCTCATGCGCTGGGTGCGGACTGCGAGATATACACGGATGTGGAAGGAGTCTTCACCGCGGACCCCCGGATAGTACCCCAAGCCAGAAAAATACCACGCATATCTTACGAAGAGATGCTGGAAATGGCTTCTTTGGGTGCAAAGGTGATGCAGGCAAGAAGTATAGAGTTTGCCATGAAGTACAATGTAAGAATACATGTTAGGAGTTCCTTCTCTGATGTAGAGGGGACATGGATACTGCCGGAGGAGGAAGTTATGGAAAAAGTGGCGGTAAGGGCAATAACCTTAGATACGAAGGAGTCAAGGATCACGGTGGTTAGAGTGCCTGACAGGCCGGGCATAGCTTACAGCATATTCAAAGCTCTTGGAGATGCCCACATAGTGGTGGATATGATAGTGCAGAATGTTTCACATCAGGGTTATACTGACATGTCCTTTACGGTGAATAAGACGGACGCCGACCTGGCTGAAAGTATAGTTAGAAAGGTAGCCGGCGATATAGGCGCTCAGGAAGTGGTAAGAGATGACCATGTGGCAAAGATTTCCGTGGTAGGTATAGGTATGAAAAGCTCTTATGGCACCGCTGCCAAGATGTTTGAAGTGCTATACAGAAACAACATAAACATAATGGCAATATCCACCTCTGAGATAAAGATATCATGTCTTATAGAGAGCAAGTACGGGGAGCTAGCTGTAAGAGAGTTGCACTCGGCTTTTATTGAGGAGGGAGAAGAGGTAAAGGTAATAAATGAAACTTGA
- the purS gene encoding phosphoribosylformylglycinamidine synthase subunit PurS has product MKVRVLILPKKGLLDPEGRAIKEMLLENGYQVNDVKVGKVVDLDVEEGTDIKMLVESFLVNTLIEEYTIE; this is encoded by the coding sequence ATGAAGGTGAGAGTTCTGATACTTCCCAAAAAGGGGCTGCTGGACCCCGAAGGAAGAGCTATTAAAGAGATGCTTTTGGAAAACGGATACCAAGTCAATGATGTGAAGGTGGGTAAAGTAGTGGACCTTGATGTGGAAGAAGGCACAGATATCAAGATGCTGGTGGAGAGCTTTTTGGTAAATACCCTCATTGAGGAGTATACCATAGAATGA
- a CDS encoding sigma-54 interaction domain-containing protein yields MERLLYTKDQHFRLEGFERVEELPEDISKSLVIVDIDSVGLSCLPDLLEGENIAVAVTGKRIPGYTIKLVSLGFYHVLFKPVSSNKLKELLRSLESLERERDVILLPEEENLSGELCKELCSIVGDPEGKMRDVLLKIGKAAPLDVPVLLLGETGVGKEVFAKALWKTSKRWNGPFVAVNCAAIPPELLEAELFGYEKGAFTGAFSSKEGLIESAKGGVLFLDEIGDLPLHIQPKLLRVLQEKKLRRLGSTKEVHCDFRLVCATNRDIKKLVKEGLFREDLYYRISAVEIHIPPLRSRREDIPLLINCMLRNLSKEIGKRIRGYTEGFLKKALTYSWPGNVRELENALRRAITLCKGEVLRAEDLEVEHQDYSQENLEDALKEEVKRLLTEGEGNLYYRLMDRVSKIIVGEAFSFLGRNYSRTAKVLGINRITLKRILQKTSSPEKALSFLQE; encoded by the coding sequence ATGGAAAGGCTTCTGTACACCAAAGACCAACACTTTAGACTTGAGGGCTTTGAAAGGGTTGAAGAACTGCCAGAGGACATATCCAAATCCCTCGTGATTGTAGACATAGACAGCGTAGGACTCTCTTGTCTTCCGGACTTACTTGAAGGTGAAAACATAGCTGTAGCTGTTACAGGTAAGAGGATACCTGGCTACACCATAAAGCTTGTGAGTCTTGGCTTTTACCATGTGCTTTTTAAGCCAGTCAGCAGCAATAAACTGAAAGAGCTATTGAGAAGTTTGGAGAGTTTAGAAAGGGAAAGGGATGTTATCTTACTTCCTGAGGAGGAAAATTTATCTGGTGAGCTGTGTAAAGAGCTTTGCTCCATAGTGGGAGACCCTGAGGGTAAGATGAGAGATGTGCTTTTAAAGATAGGAAAGGCTGCACCTCTTGATGTGCCAGTATTACTTCTTGGTGAGACGGGCGTAGGTAAGGAGGTTTTTGCCAAAGCTCTGTGGAAGACTTCCAAAAGGTGGAACGGTCCCTTTGTGGCAGTTAACTGCGCGGCTATACCACCAGAACTGCTGGAGGCGGAGCTTTTTGGATACGAGAAGGGAGCTTTCACCGGAGCGTTTTCCTCAAAGGAGGGGCTTATTGAATCAGCAAAAGGTGGTGTGCTGTTTCTTGACGAAATAGGGGACCTCCCTCTTCATATACAGCCTAAGCTTTTGAGAGTCCTTCAGGAGAAGAAGTTAAGAAGGCTTGGGAGTACGAAGGAAGTTCACTGCGATTTTAGACTTGTTTGCGCCACCAACAGGGATATAAAGAAGCTCGTAAAAGAAGGGCTATTTAGAGAAGACCTTTACTACCGGATAAGCGCTGTGGAAATACATATACCACCGCTTAGGAGCAGGAGGGAAGATATTCCTTTGCTGATAAACTGTATGCTGAGGAACCTCTCCAAGGAAATAGGCAAGAGAATAAGGGGTTATACGGAAGGCTTTTTGAAAAAAGCCCTCACTTACAGCTGGCCTGGCAATGTAAGGGAGCTTGAAAATGCCCTCAGGAGAGCCATAACCTTGTGCAAGGGGGAGGTGTTAAGAGCTGAAGATTTGGAAGTAGAACATCAAGATTACTCACAGGAAAATCTTGAAGATGCACTAAAGGAGGAGGTAAAAAGGCTTCTAACGGAGGGTGAGGGAAACCTGTACTACAGACTTATGGACAGGGTCTCCAAGATTATTGTGGGTGAAGCTTTTAGCTTTCTTGGAAGGAATTACTCAAGAACAGCAAAAGTGCTTGGTATAAACAGAATAACCCTCAAGAGGATACTCCAAAAAACATCAAGTCCTGAGAAGGCTCTCAGCTTCCTCCAAGAGTGA
- a CDS encoding bifunctional heptose 7-phosphate kinase/heptose 1-phosphate adenyltransferase, with protein sequence MKLDKDTVLRVFERLRSLKILVVGDVILDRYVFGKVERISPEAPVPVVEVEREEFRLGGAGNVASNLSALGVKTYLVGITGEDYGMHMIKGLLRERDIQDLTVRDSSRPTTEKVRVISMSQQLIRIDRENTRTVQGENLRKILDRLEVYVDGIIISDYAKGVVCKEVIEKVKSTGKFYSVDPRPQNVHLYQGAHLMTPNEKEARQMFKAQTLEDLGWGLKRELSLQALAITLGPKGIALFENRLSLYPARARQVYDVTGAGDTVIAVLTACRVAGFDWDISCELANVCAGIVVGKLGTASPSIEEVIEYVEEGERV encoded by the coding sequence ATGAAACTTGACAAGGATACAGTCCTGAGAGTATTTGAGAGGCTCAGAAGCCTAAAAATACTTGTGGTGGGGGATGTGATACTTGACAGGTATGTGTTTGGCAAGGTAGAGCGTATATCTCCGGAGGCGCCTGTGCCTGTTGTGGAAGTAGAGAGGGAGGAGTTCAGACTGGGAGGGGCGGGCAATGTGGCGAGCAACCTCTCCGCTCTGGGGGTAAAAACTTATTTGGTAGGTATCACCGGGGAAGATTACGGGATGCACATGATAAAAGGACTTTTGAGGGAGAGGGATATACAGGACCTGACGGTAAGAGACAGTAGCAGACCTACGACGGAGAAGGTCAGGGTCATATCTATGTCCCAACAGCTCATAAGGATAGACAGAGAAAACACAAGGACTGTGCAAGGAGAGAACCTCAGGAAAATCTTAGATAGGCTTGAGGTTTATGTGGATGGTATTATTATCTCTGACTACGCAAAGGGAGTTGTGTGCAAGGAAGTGATAGAAAAAGTAAAGTCCACAGGTAAATTTTACTCGGTGGATCCAAGACCCCAAAATGTGCATCTTTATCAAGGTGCGCACCTGATGACTCCCAATGAGAAAGAAGCCAGACAGATGTTCAAAGCTCAAACTCTTGAAGACCTTGGTTGGGGTCTAAAGAGGGAGCTAAGCCTGCAGGCGCTTGCCATCACCCTTGGTCCAAAAGGTATAGCGCTGTTTGAAAACAGGCTAAGTCTTTACCCTGCAAGAGCCAGACAAGTTTACGATGTTACCGGTGCAGGCGATACAGTTATAGCCGTGCTTACCGCGTGCAGAGTTGCAGGCTTTGACTGGGACATATCCTGCGAACTTGCCAATGTGTGTGCCGGTATAGTGGTAGGTAAGCTCGGCACTGCCAGTCCAAGCATTGAGGAAGTTATTGAATATGTCGAGGAAGGGGAAAGAGTTTGA